The following DNA comes from Streptomyces pristinaespiralis.
TGCGTCAGGATCTCCGCGCCGTCCCGCAGGCGGAAGTCGCCGCCCAGGTTCACGACCCGCTTGGCGTGCTCGGCGATCAGCGGCAGTTGCTCCGGCAGAGCGCCGGTGGGCAGGCAGCCGAAGGCGATGTCGACGGTCCCGCTGTCCGCCAGCTGCGCCAGGGGACGGAACTTGAGGCCGGCCGCCTTGGGATGGTTGCGCAGCCAGGGGTGGACGCTGCCGATGGTGGCGCCCGCGCTGCGCTCCGCGGAGAGGAAGGCGAGCTCGACGTGCGGGTGCTCCAGCAGGAGCCGGATCATCTCGCCGCCGGTGTAACCGCTGGCGCCGATGACGGCGACGCGGATCGTCTCGTGAGAGGTCTCAGCCAAGACGGGCCGCCTTCTCGTACGGGCGGCGGTGGTCGCCCTCTTCGACGAGCTTCCTGATGGCGTCCGGGCGCCGGGCGACCTTCCGGAAGGCGTCGGCGTAGCGCAGGATGCGCTCGTACTCGACGGGGGAGCGCAGCTCACGGCAGAGGACCAGGGTGCTGTCCAGCATCCCCAGGGTGACCGGGAAGTCCTCCGGCCGGTGGTCGCGCACGGCTCCCGGGTTGAGGGAGAACGGGTAGCCGCCCCCGAAGCCGTCCCGGTGCCGGAAGGGCAGGTGGCACGGGATCGGGGTGTTCTGCCACTCACGGGCGGGGACGCCCTCGGCGACGAGCAGTTCGTGCACCGCTTCCTTGACCGCGTGCACCGGGAGGTCGCCCAGGCCAACGGCGTCCGGGTGCAGGGTCATCCGGTACATGTTGTAGGCGTGCACGTGCCCGTCCGGTACGTGCGGCGGGGTGAACAGGCCGGTCTCGCTCAGGGCCTCGCCGATCAGTGCGGCGTTACGGGCCCGGATCTCGTCGTAGTAGGGCAGGCGTGCCAGCTGGCTGGTGCCGAAGGCCGCGGCCACCCACGACATGCCGTAGTCGATGCCGTGCCGTTCGAGATAGGCGACGGCCCGGTCGTACGCCTCCTCCGTGGCGAAGAAGGCGATGCCGCCCTCGCCGCCGAGCGGGAAGTTCTTGTCGGCCATCAGGCTCTGGCCCGCGGCGTCGCCGAAGGAGCCGGCCAGCCGGTCGCCGATCTTCGCGGAGTGGGCGTGGGAGGCGTCCTCGACGAGCGCGATGCCGTGGCTGTCGGCCAGGGCGCGCAGCGCGGGAACGTCCGCGGGCAGACCGTGGACATGCACCGGCATGAGCGCGCGGGTCCGGTCCGTGATCGCGGCTGCGGCGGCCTGCGGGTCCATGCAGTACGTGACCGGGTCGATGTCGACGAACACCGGGATCGCGTGGGCGGCGACGACGGCCTGGGCGGTGGCGATGAAGGTGAACGCCGGGACGATGACCTCGTCGCCCGGCTGCACACCGGCGCCGACCAGGGCCATGTGCAGGCTGGAGGTGCCGCTCGCGGTGGGCAGGGCGTACCGGGCGCCGACGTAGGAGCGGTAGGCCTCCGCGAAGCCGGTGACGACCTTCTCGGGCGTCTGCCGCTGGGCGAGCATCAGGTTGAAGACGTCTTCCTTGGTGATGACCGGGAAGAGCGTGCGGCGCATGGCCTTGGGGATCATCGCCCCGCCGCCGAGTGCGGCGAGTTCGGCCTCGAGGTCCGCGGCGTCGGGGAGCGGCAGCGGTGCCGCCGGGAAGTCAGTGATCATCAGCGTGCTCCGGAAGTGGCGGCGGGACGCGCCGCTCGGGTCAGGGCCATCCGTGCGCAGGCGGCCACGAGGGGGCTCAGCCGGTAGTTGAACTGGACGCCGGGCACCAGCGAGGCGTCGGCCTCCTCCTGCGTCCACATCGTGCGCAGGTCGTAGGCGCCGAAGATCTTCAGCCGCTCGGCGCGGGCCCAGAGCCCGGCGTCGTCGGTCAGCACGGCCGCCGCCGGCCCGAAGCCGAGTCCGGTCAGGTCCACGACCAGCGCGGGGGCACTCGCTCCGGCGGCCAGTTCGGCGAGCCGGTCGGCGTTGGTCGCGTCCAGTGCCACATGGTCGTAGGCGATGGGGCGCGGGCCGTCCTCTGTTCCGGCCCGCTCCACGGTGACGCCGAGCCAGTTCAGGAACGCCTCGGTGGCCGCGTCCGGCTCGGGCAGCGACACGGTGTCGCCGTGGCCGATGCCCTGGCCGGCGAGGGCCGCGTGGACGGCACCCGTACGGCTGTTGAGGAGGACCGCCTTCGCGCGGCCGGTCTGCTTGGTCAGCAGCCTTTCCAGACCGGGCAGTTCCCGGTCGCTCTTCTCGATGCTCATGACCACGCCCGAGGTGAGGACGCGGGTGAGCACCGTCGCTGTGTCGAACAGTTCCATGGGTCGTCTCCGTGTCACGCGGCAACGGCCGCCAGCTGCTCCGCGACGTAGGCGGCGAGGTGGCCGGCCACGTTGACGCCGTGCTGGGCGGAGGAGCGGGCGAATTCGGGGTTGGCATTCACTTCGAGCACGAGCAGCTCACCGGTGGTCCGGTCCTCGACCAGGTCCACTCCGTAGAAACCGGGGCCGAGGATGTCGACGACGTTGCCGCAGAGCTTCTCGATCTCCGCGGTGACCTCGATCCGCCGGACCTCCGCCCCGAGGTGGGTGTTGGTGCGCCAGTCGGTCGAGACGCGCTGGATCGCCACCACGGGGGTGCGTCCGACGACCACCACGCGCAGGTCGTGACCGGGCTTGTCGATGTACTCCTGCACGACGACGGGGAAGAGCTTCCCCGCGGCGTCGGCGGACTCGCGGCCGCCGGCCCAGGCCTCCACACACTCCGCGTTGGCCATCTTGGTGACGCCGCGCCCCCAGGACCCGCTCACGGGCTTCACCACGGCGGGCAGGCCCAGTTCGGCGACGCTCGCGTGCACCTGCTCGTAGCTGAAGGCGTGCCGGGTGACGGGGTGCGGGACGCCGTGGCGCTCGAAGAGCAGCGCCTGGAGCCCCTTGTCGTTGCAGGTCTCGATGGTCGAAGAGCGGTTGAGGGTGGTGGCTCCGGCGTGCTCGAGCCGGCGGGAGACGCTGATCGCCTCGCGGTGGGAGAGGTTCCTGATGAGGACGAGACCGGGCGGGCCCGTGCGGCCCGCCACGACCTCGGCCAGATCCTTCACGAGCAACGGCCTTGCCGTCAGACCCTCGTCACGCAGTGCGCCGAGAAGGAGCTTCTCGTCCGGGCGCAGCATCGTGACCGAGAGCAGGACCTGGTCGGCGGATGTCACTCGCCCCAGTCCTCTTCCACCTCGGGGGCGAGGTCCAGCCGCGCGCCGGCGGCGGACTTCTCGACGACCTCGTGCTCCTGGCCACAGGCCGCGCACTCGGTGATCTCGCCCTTTTCCCAGGCTTCCTGAACCTCGAATTCCGTGTCGCACACGAGGCATTTCGGAGCCGCAATGGCGGTGGTCATTATTCGATACTCCTTTTTCTGATCGTCATGCTGATACGGCCGGCGGCATGGCGGTCCCGCGGAGCGGGGGTCCGTGGTCGCGGCCCTGCTCCGCCGCACGGCGGTACGGGTGATGAAGGCGGGTGAAGGTGTCCGGTAAAGGCGTGCCTGGTGGGGCAGGTGTGCCTGGTGGGATCAGACCCAGCCCGGGTCCTGCGGACCCGAGGTTCCGCTTCCGGCGACCGCGGCCCGGTCGGCGTCGGCCGGCGCGACGGAGAAGGCGATCAACGCGGCGGCGGCGATCATGCACGCCGCGACGTATTTGCGTGAGCGCGAGATGTACTTCATTCCGTGTCCCCCCTGGACGGTTTAGTGGTCAGCCGTTCGGTGCCGCTGTCCACATGAAGAGACTGCCCCGAGAAGGACATTGCCGGAAGGAGTGACAGGGGTCATGATCATGCAGTGCAGAAAGTCGAAGGGGGCGGCAGATGTGCAGCAAACGGGATATAGGCGACGACAACACACATGTGGAGATCTGTGGTGACGGAGTGGCGGTCTACCGGACCGCCCTCGTGGACGGCAGGGTGGCGCGGACCGCGACCCCCTCGTGCCTTCCCGCGCTCGGTCTGCTGGTACCGGCGGTCGACGATCCCGAGGCCATGGTGCCCGTACCGCCGGCCGTCGCGGAGACGACGCTGGTGCGTCCCCTGGAGCGGCGCGTCCGTGAGCAGCAGCAGACGGTGGCCGCTCTCCGCGCGTCCATGTCCCAGGTCGAGGGCGTCTACCGGAGCCTGCGGGAGGGGAGCCACGCCGTCCAGCGGCTCACGGGAGCGGCGATGATCGCCGCCGCGGTGGAGGCGGAGGCGCAGTCCGCCACACGGGAGACGCTCACCGCGCATCCCGGCGGCGGCCGTCCGGAAGAGGTCCTCGCCAAGTCCCTGTCGTACACGCTGGAGGCCAAGAAGCGGGGCGTACGGCAGCGCACGCTGTACCAGCACACGGTGCGCACGCACGGCCCGACGCTCGACTACATCAAGGCGGCCACCAGCGCCGGCGCCGAGGTGCGCACCGTCGACGAGGTCTTCGACCGGCTGCTGATCTGGGACCGCTCCGTCGCCTTCATCCCCGACATGGGCAAGGAGCATCACAACCACGCCCTGAGAGTCACCGACCCGGGCATCGTGCACTTCCTCGTCTCCGTCTTCGAACACGCCTGGGACCGGGCGGAACCGGTCGTCTACGAGCCCGACCAGCAGCGCCCCAAGATCCTCACCGACGAGACCCGCCGGCGCGTGCTGCGGCTGATGGTCGACGGTTACACCGACGCCGCCATCGCCGCCCGGCTCGGCATGAGCGTCCGTACCGTGGCGACCCATCTGAAGAAGGTGTCGGACGCGCTGGGCAGCAAGAGCCGGGCGCAGCTCGCGTATCTGACCGCCCAGAGCGGTCTGCTGGACGGATCCCCGGGCCCGGACTGCCGCTGCGGCGGCACGGACCAGCACGACTCCGTGCACGACTGATCACGTCGGACACGCGGTGGCGCGCCGCCGCAGAAAGCACGCCGGTGCGGGGAACGGCCAAGGGCCCGTACGCACCGGATGCTCGGTGTGTACGGGCCCTTGCCCGACCCGGTCCCGCGCGGGCGGGAGCGGTGCGGTGTCGCGCGGTCAGACCGTGGTCTTCGCCGACTCCGCCTCGTCGTCCTCCTCAGGGCTCTCTCCGGCCTTGCGGGCCCGGACGAACTCCAGGAACGAGTTGAGCTCCCGCTTGACGACGGGCGCCAGCAGGTAGAGGCCGATGATGTTGATGACGGCGAGCATGAACAGCACCGCGTCGGCCATGTCGATCAGCGTCTGCAGCGTCAGCAGCGAACCGGCCACGGCGAACAGGGTGTACAGGGCCTTGTAGATCGTCTCGCTGGCCTTGCTGCGGCCGAAGAGGTACGTCCACGCCTTGAGGCCGTAGTAGCCCCAGGTGAGCACGGTCGAGATGGCGAACAGCATGACCGCGATCGTGAGGATGTACGGGAACCACGGCATGACCGTGCCGAACGCGTCCGACGTGATGGTCACGCCGCCGATGGAGTTGTCGGTGCGGGCCTCGGCCCAGCTGGCGGGGTTGGCCACGACGATGGTCAGCGCGGTCATGGTGCAGATGACCACGGTGTCGATGAAGGGCTCGAGCAGGGCGACCAGGCCCTCGCTGGCAGGGTGCTTGGTCTTCACCGCGGAGTGGGCGATCGGCGCGGAACCGAGACCGGCCTCGTTGGAGAACGCGGCCCGCTTGAAGCCGACGATCAGCGCACCGAGCACACCACCCGCGACACCCTCGGGGTTGAAGGCGCCCTCGATGATCGTGCCGATGGCGGACGGCAGGGCGGAGACGTTGACCAGGATGACGACCAGGCAGGCCACGATGTAGATGCCGGCCATGGCGGGCACGAGGCGGCTGGTGACGGAGGCGATGGAGCGGATGCCGCCGAGCAGCACGATGCCGACGAGCGCGGCGATCAGGATGCCGAAGAACAGGGCGCCGGCCGAGGAGCCCACCATGCCGCTCTCGCCGCCGGTGACGGAGACGAGCTGGGCGTAGGACTGGTTGACCTGGAAGAGGTTTCCGCCGAAGAGGCCGAAGAAGAGGACCATGACGGAGGCGAGCACGGCGAGGATCTTGCCGAAGGTCTTGCCGTTCTTGCCGAAGCGATCGGCCAGACCCTTGGGCAGGTAGTGCATGGGCCCGCCCGAGACGGTGCCGTCGGCGTGCACCTCTCGGTACTTCACGCCCAGGGTGACCTCGACGAACTTGGTGGCCATGCCCAGCAGACCGCAGAGGATCATCCAGAAGGTGGCGCCGGGGCCGCCGATGGAGACGGCGACGGCGACACCGGCGATGTTGCCGAGTCCGACGGTGCCGGAGACAGCCGCGGTCAGCGCCTGGAAGTGGTTGACCTCACCGGCCGAACCCTTCTCGTCGTACTTCCCTCTGACCACGTCGATGGCGAGCCGGAACTTGCGGAGCTGGACGAAGCCGAACCATCCGGTGAAGACCAGACCGGCCACCACCAGCCAGGCGACGATGAGCGGCAGGTCGGTGCCGCCCACGGGGACGGCGTAGAAGACCACGTCCACCAGCCATGTGGCGATGGGCTCGAAGAATCCGCTGACGGCTTCGTCGACGGATTTGGTCATGGAGTCGAGTGACACGTTGGCTACCTCGATGGCGCAGGACCGGCGCGGAGGGGTGTGCGCCGGTCGATGTGCGGGCTTTGAGCGAACGCCGTTGTCCGATCGGCGACCCGGGGCGGGCGGTCCGCGGACTCGGACCGTGATCACCCTGGTCTTGCTGCCGGCCCGGAGCCGGCACTCCGCGCCGCGGCCGAGCGGGGCCGCCGACGGAGTTGCGCATGTCTACCACGCCCGTCACGGGATCATGAGTGACCTGGATCACATGACGGTAGGTAACCTGTAAAGCCGCAGGCATGGTGACGGGATCGTTATCCGGAAACGAAGAACCGTGTAACGGACACGTACAAAAGAGGAAGTGGCGCCGTCCGAGGACGGGGCAGCCGTCCCGTCGCACCGGACCGGTCAGGACCTGCGGGACTCCTACCACGCGATATGCCGGGGGGATACCCGGTCAGGTGGCACTGAAGAGGTGCGAAGACTGCCGGAACCCGGCAATGAAAGGCCATCCCGTCGGCTGGGAGCATGCGTTGCGACGTCCGGCCCGAACCGGTCACGGCCTGGCCGTACAAGTGAACGATGATCACACTGCGTGGCGGCGCCCGCCTCCACGCCGGTCGTTCAGGGCCGCAGGGATCCGCCGCGCACGCCCTCCAGCCGAGTGCCGCTCATGACCGCCCCGTCCGTCTTCGCCCCGACGAGCACGGCGGAGGACAGGTCCGCGTCCGTGAGGTCGGCGTCCGTGAGGTCGGCCGCCATCAGCCTGGCCCGGCGCAGCGACGCGCCGCGCAGCGTGGCGCGGACCAGACGGGCGCGCGCCAGCACCGCGTCGTCGGCCCGGACGTCACCGAGCTCGGCGCCGGTGAGGTCGCAGAGACCGGCGTTCACCCCGGTCAGCGTCGCGCCGGTGAGGACCGCGCCGCTCAGGTCCGCGCCGGTCAGTGACGCGTCGGAGAGGTCGCAGCCGCTCAGCGAGCATTCCCGCAGGTCCGCGTAGGCGAGGTAGACGCCCTTCAGGTCCTTGCCCGTGAGGTCGGTCCCGGCGAGCGGGATGCCCCCGAGGTCGTTGTCGGTGCCCCACGGCTGCGACCACTCACGCAGCAGGCCGCGCCAGTCGCCGCCGCCCACCAGCGCTTCCCGCAGAGCGGCGAGGACGTCGGCGTTCTCCGGCCGACTCCACCGGTCGCGCAGCTCGGTCTCGTGCCCGGTGTCGTCCGGTGGTGTGCT
Coding sequences within:
- a CDS encoding DegT/DnrJ/EryC1/StrS aminotransferase family protein, which gives rise to MITDFPAAPLPLPDAADLEAELAALGGGAMIPKAMRRTLFPVITKEDVFNLMLAQRQTPEKVVTGFAEAYRSYVGARYALPTASGTSSLHMALVGAGVQPGDEVIVPAFTFIATAQAVVAAHAIPVFVDIDPVTYCMDPQAAAAAITDRTRALMPVHVHGLPADVPALRALADSHGIALVEDASHAHSAKIGDRLAGSFGDAAGQSLMADKNFPLGGEGGIAFFATEEAYDRAVAYLERHGIDYGMSWVAAAFGTSQLARLPYYDEIRARNAALIGEALSETGLFTPPHVPDGHVHAYNMYRMTLHPDAVGLGDLPVHAVKEAVHELLVAEGVPAREWQNTPIPCHLPFRHRDGFGGGYPFSLNPGAVRDHRPEDFPVTLGMLDSTLVLCRELRSPVEYERILRYADAFRKVARRPDAIRKLVEEGDHRRPYEKAARLG
- a CDS encoding PLP-dependent aminotransferase family protein — its product is MELFDTATVLTRVLTSGVVMSIEKSDRELPGLERLLTKQTGRAKAVLLNSRTGAVHAALAGQGIGHGDTVSLPEPDAATEAFLNWLGVTVERAGTEDGPRPIAYDHVALDATNADRLAELAAGASAPALVVDLTGLGFGPAAAVLTDDAGLWARAERLKIFGAYDLRTMWTQEEADASLVPGVQFNYRLSPLVAACARMALTRAARPAATSGAR
- a CDS encoding RimK family alpha-L-glutamate ligase gives rise to the protein MTSADQVLLSVTMLRPDEKLLLGALRDEGLTARPLLVKDLAEVVAGRTGPPGLVLIRNLSHREAISVSRRLEHAGATTLNRSSTIETCNDKGLQALLFERHGVPHPVTRHAFSYEQVHASVAELGLPAVVKPVSGSWGRGVTKMANAECVEAWAGGRESADAAGKLFPVVVQEYIDKPGHDLRVVVVGRTPVVAIQRVSTDWRTNTHLGAEVRRIEVTAEIEKLCGNVVDILGPGFYGVDLVEDRTTGELLVLEVNANPEFARSSAQHGVNVAGHLAAYVAEQLAAVAA
- a CDS encoding helix-turn-helix transcriptional regulator, whose amino-acid sequence is MCSKRDIGDDNTHVEICGDGVAVYRTALVDGRVARTATPSCLPALGLLVPAVDDPEAMVPVPPAVAETTLVRPLERRVREQQQTVAALRASMSQVEGVYRSLREGSHAVQRLTGAAMIAAAVEAEAQSATRETLTAHPGGGRPEEVLAKSLSYTLEAKKRGVRQRTLYQHTVRTHGPTLDYIKAATSAGAEVRTVDEVFDRLLIWDRSVAFIPDMGKEHHNHALRVTDPGIVHFLVSVFEHAWDRAEPVVYEPDQQRPKILTDETRRRVLRLMVDGYTDAAIAARLGMSVRTVATHLKKVSDALGSKSRAQLAYLTAQSGLLDGSPGPDCRCGGTDQHDSVHD
- a CDS encoding alanine/glycine:cation symporter family protein — its product is MSLDSMTKSVDEAVSGFFEPIATWLVDVVFYAVPVGGTDLPLIVAWLVVAGLVFTGWFGFVQLRKFRLAIDVVRGKYDEKGSAGEVNHFQALTAAVSGTVGLGNIAGVAVAVSIGGPGATFWMILCGLLGMATKFVEVTLGVKYREVHADGTVSGGPMHYLPKGLADRFGKNGKTFGKILAVLASVMVLFFGLFGGNLFQVNQSYAQLVSVTGGESGMVGSSAGALFFGILIAALVGIVLLGGIRSIASVTSRLVPAMAGIYIVACLVVILVNVSALPSAIGTIIEGAFNPEGVAGGVLGALIVGFKRAAFSNEAGLGSAPIAHSAVKTKHPASEGLVALLEPFIDTVVICTMTALTIVVANPASWAEARTDNSIGGVTITSDAFGTVMPWFPYILTIAVMLFAISTVLTWGYYGLKAWTYLFGRSKASETIYKALYTLFAVAGSLLTLQTLIDMADAVLFMLAVINIIGLYLLAPVVKRELNSFLEFVRARKAGESPEEDDEAESAKTTV
- a CDS encoding pentapeptide repeat-containing protein; this encodes MSTPPDDTGHETELRDRWSRPENADVLAALREALVGGGDWRGLLREWSQPWGTDNDLGGIPLAGTDLTGKDLKGVYLAYADLRECSLSGCDLSDASLTGADLSGAVLTGATLTGVNAGLCDLTGAELGDVRADDAVLARARLVRATLRGASLRRARLMAADLTDADLTDADLSSAVLVGAKTDGAVMSGTRLEGVRGGSLRP